A portion of the Paucilactobacillus hokkaidonensis JCM 18461 genome contains these proteins:
- the asd gene encoding aspartate-semialdehyde dehydrogenase, whose translation MDKLKVGVIGATGMVGQRYVSLLENHPWFEVVVVAASAHSAGKTYAESVHGRWKMENPVPDSVKDLVLLDVKDVKTIADQVDFVFSAVSMSKDEIRAIEEEYAKTETPVVSNNSAHRWTPDVPMIVPEINPEHSEIIKYQRERLGTKRGFIAVKPNCSIQSYTPALSAWRKFEPTQVIATTYQAISGAGKTLEDAPEIVGNVIPYISGEEAKSENEPLKIWGHVDDEKKEIVSAESPVITSQCLRVPVLYGHTAAAFVNFKQNPTKEELIEALESYRGEPQKLGLPSAPKQFIQYMQQDDRPQVRYDVNFENGMGISIGRLRPDKIFDWKFIGLSHNTSRGAAGGAILCAELLKEQGYIEKK comes from the coding sequence ATGGATAAATTAAAAGTTGGTGTGATTGGCGCAACTGGAATGGTTGGCCAACGGTATGTTTCACTATTAGAAAACCATCCGTGGTTTGAAGTCGTGGTTGTGGCAGCAAGTGCTCATAGCGCAGGTAAGACATACGCGGAATCGGTGCATGGTCGTTGGAAAATGGAAAATCCGGTCCCAGATTCAGTTAAAGATTTGGTACTGCTAGATGTTAAAGACGTTAAAACAATTGCCGATCAAGTTGATTTTGTCTTTTCTGCTGTCAGCATGAGTAAAGATGAAATTCGTGCAATTGAAGAAGAATATGCTAAAACGGAAACGCCAGTAGTATCTAATAATAGTGCGCATCGTTGGACGCCAGATGTCCCAATGATCGTACCAGAAATCAACCCGGAACATTCAGAAATTATTAAATATCAACGCGAACGATTAGGGACAAAACGCGGATTTATTGCGGTTAAACCGAATTGCTCTATTCAAAGTTACACACCAGCATTATCAGCTTGGAGAAAGTTTGAACCAACCCAAGTGATTGCGACAACTTATCAGGCCATTTCAGGGGCTGGTAAAACATTGGAAGACGCACCAGAAATTGTGGGCAATGTGATCCCATATATTAGTGGTGAAGAGGCTAAATCTGAAAATGAACCACTAAAAATTTGGGGCCATGTTGACGATGAGAAAAAAGAAATTGTTTCTGCAGAGTCACCAGTGATTACTAGCCAATGTTTGCGGGTGCCCGTTTTATACGGACATACTGCTGCAGCATTTGTTAACTTCAAACAAAATCCGACTAAAGAAGAATTAATTGAAGCGCTTGAAAGTTATCGCGGTGAGCCTCAAAAGTTAGGATTGCCAAGTGCCCCTAAGCAATTTATCCAGTATATGCAACAAGATGACCGCCCACAAGTTCGTTATGACGTTAACTTTGAAAACGGGATGGGAATTTCAATCGGTCGTTTACGACCAGATAAAATTTTTGACTGGAAGTTTATCGGATTATCACATAACACATCGCGTGGTGCTGCGGGTGGCGCAATTTTATGTGCTGAATTATTGAAGGAACAAGGGTATATCGAAAAGAAATAG
- a CDS encoding ISLre2-like element ISLho1 family transposase has product MFILADFIDSLNNLDSLFDLEEQVIRCLREMFQEIVSKYLIQLDETLVSQIPSDHTFINRQPRTINFMFGAVSFERRCYRKTDGTNYFPLDTHLKLVSRKRFSPYFKSVVSKIGQMTTMRNTADMINLASQTDISAWAVDKIVREMADIVAVEEETLDKKIVHRKKVDNLVIEGDAFEARERGKQRVSVHHYRVYESTNAGPVNKREFVETNHLKARKQVCDYLEVHYKLSEMVVFLASDAGPGYDPISMRELVPGAKKVEYVIDRYHFIRKFEQTIGLQNPLSRKATAAIRGHNLNQLEAILDTFESQITTGKDSEKLIKLRHYLSRNWKYIKRPKDRGYKYMGKLGSVESSHRAFTYRLKKQGKSWSKEGLQAMLVLILARVNRHLNQDLSSGLRRLRELKIEVSLEPIKSIRFTDLNRKTRSHHIGVKIGNITVDSSTSSPIGAMAKAYSR; this is encoded by the coding sequence ATGTTTATTTTAGCAGATTTTATTGATTCATTGAATAATTTAGATAGTTTATTTGATTTGGAGGAACAAGTTATTCGTTGTTTGCGGGAAATGTTTCAAGAAATTGTATCTAAATACTTAATTCAATTAGACGAAACGTTAGTTTCTCAGATTCCAAGTGACCATACCTTTATTAACCGACAACCACGAACAATTAATTTTATGTTTGGTGCTGTTTCATTTGAACGTAGATGTTATAGGAAGACAGATGGAACCAATTATTTTCCACTGGATACACATTTAAAACTTGTGTCGCGAAAAAGGTTTTCACCATATTTTAAAAGTGTGGTTAGTAAGATTGGTCAAATGACTACCATGAGAAACACAGCGGATATGATTAACCTTGCCAGTCAGACTGATATTAGTGCATGGGCAGTCGACAAAATCGTTAGAGAGATGGCCGACATCGTTGCTGTCGAGGAAGAAACACTTGATAAAAAAATTGTTCATCGTAAAAAAGTGGATAATTTAGTAATTGAAGGAGATGCTTTTGAAGCCCGAGAACGTGGTAAGCAACGGGTTTCTGTGCATCATTATAGGGTATACGAATCCACTAATGCTGGTCCAGTAAATAAGCGTGAATTTGTTGAAACCAATCATTTAAAAGCACGAAAACAAGTTTGTGATTATCTGGAAGTACATTATAAATTAAGCGAAATGGTAGTGTTTTTAGCAAGTGATGCCGGTCCTGGATATGATCCCATCAGTATGCGCGAATTAGTTCCTGGGGCAAAAAAAGTTGAGTATGTAATTGATCGGTATCACTTTATTCGAAAATTCGAGCAGACCATCGGTCTACAAAACCCGTTAAGTAGAAAGGCTACAGCCGCTATTAGAGGACATAATTTGAACCAATTGGAGGCTATTTTAGATACTTTTGAATCGCAAATTACAACTGGAAAAGATTCCGAAAAGTTGATCAAATTAAGACATTATCTAAGCCGTAATTGGAAATATATCAAACGTCCCAAAGATCGCGGCTATAAATATATGGGCAAATTAGGCTCAGTTGAGAGCTCACACAGAGCTTTCACTTACCGCTTAAAAAAGCAGGGTAAGAGTTGGTCTAAAGAAGGATTACAAGCTATGCTAGTTCTCATACTAGCAAGAGTTAACAGACATCTTAATCAAGATCTATCATCAGGATTAAGAAGGCTAAGAGAACTTAAAATTGAAGTATCTCTCGAGCCAATTAAATCAATTAGGTTCACAGATTTAAACCGAAAAACACGTTCACATCACATAGGCGTTAAAATTGGTAATATTACTGTTGATTCATCAACGAGTAGCCCCATAGGGGCAATGGCAAAAGCATACTCCCGTTAA
- a CDS encoding putative holin-like toxin, protein MSVTDAILLMLDFGGLILMLISVIVAIVVAIIKR, encoded by the coding sequence GTGTCTGTTACAGATGCAATTTTGTTGATGCTAGATTTTGGTGGGTTAATACTCATGCTGATCAGCGTCATTGTGGCAATTGTAGTGGCGATTATCAAGCGGTAA
- the thrS gene encoding threonine--tRNA ligase, translated as MAQVQVLAADGSVKKIDRDSPEGLQALRQTTALLLAASLHQKFDKIRLGAAVASDDGFYVDSDKDEIQVSADELSGLEDSIKKFAKDDAKIERVEVALNDALAQVKADPYQTELFKEAAKGDKVSLFKVGDFATIAGEDVLCYVDAVKNFKVLSVAGAYWQGKSSNPMLQRIYGTVFYKKDALEADLQARQEARERDHRVIGNDLDLFFVDPKVGAGLPYWMPKGATIRRVIERYIIDKEVANGYKHVYTPILMNLDVYKTSGHWQHYREDMFPPMDMGDGEQLELRPMNCPSHIQIYKHHIRSYRELPLRIAELGMMHRYEKSGALSGLQRVREMTLNDGHTFVAPNQIQDEFKSILKLMIEVYHDFDISDYSFRLSYRDPKNTDKYFDDDEMWNNAQTMLKQAMDDLGLDYYEAEGEAAFYGPKLDVQTKTALGNDETLSTIQLDFMLPKQFDLHYVGEDGQQHRPIMIHRGLVSTMERFTAYLTEMYKGAFPTWLSPEQVKIIPVKEEIHADYAESLRKELAAAGIRVSIDHRNEKMGYKIREAQTQKVPYTLVVGDKEVKDTGVTVRKYGEEKQVSKSKQDFLDEILGDLSSYSRE; from the coding sequence ATGGCACAAGTTCAAGTTTTAGCAGCAGACGGTTCAGTTAAAAAAATTGACCGCGATTCACCAGAAGGATTACAAGCATTGCGCCAAACAACAGCTTTATTATTAGCTGCTTCATTGCACCAAAAGTTTGATAAAATTCGGTTAGGAGCAGCGGTGGCCAGCGATGATGGCTTTTACGTTGATTCTGACAAAGATGAAATTCAAGTTTCAGCTGATGAATTGAGTGGATTAGAAGACAGTATTAAAAAATTCGCTAAAGACGACGCTAAAATTGAACGAGTAGAGGTAGCTTTGAACGACGCACTGGCGCAAGTTAAGGCGGACCCATACCAAACAGAATTATTCAAAGAGGCTGCTAAAGGCGATAAAGTTTCATTGTTTAAAGTTGGTGACTTTGCAACAATCGCTGGTGAAGATGTGCTTTGTTACGTTGATGCTGTTAAAAACTTTAAAGTCTTGTCCGTTGCCGGTGCTTACTGGCAAGGCAAGTCATCAAATCCAATGCTTCAACGGATTTATGGAACTGTTTTCTACAAAAAAGATGCGCTGGAAGCAGATTTACAAGCACGGCAAGAAGCACGTGAACGTGACCACCGGGTGATTGGTAATGATTTGGACCTCTTCTTCGTTGACCCTAAAGTGGGTGCCGGCTTGCCTTACTGGATGCCTAAAGGTGCCACGATTCGTCGGGTGATTGAGCGCTACATTATTGACAAGGAAGTTGCCAATGGTTATAAACACGTGTACACACCAATTTTAATGAATCTAGATGTGTATAAAACTTCTGGTCACTGGCAGCATTATCGTGAAGATATGTTTCCACCAATGGACATGGGTGATGGCGAGCAACTTGAGTTACGCCCAATGAATTGCCCAAGTCATATTCAAATTTACAAACATCATATCCGCTCATACCGTGAATTACCACTACGGATTGCCGAGCTGGGAATGATGCACCGTTATGAAAAATCAGGTGCTCTATCTGGGTTACAACGGGTTCGTGAAATGACCTTAAATGATGGTCACACATTTGTGGCTCCTAACCAAATTCAGGATGAATTTAAGAGCATTTTGAAATTAATGATCGAAGTTTATCATGACTTTGATATTAGTGATTATAGTTTTCGGCTTAGTTATCGTGATCCAAAGAATACTGATAAGTACTTTGATGATGACGAAATGTGGAACAATGCGCAGACAATGTTGAAGCAAGCCATGGATGATTTAGGCCTTGATTACTACGAAGCAGAGGGTGAAGCTGCATTCTATGGTCCTAAGCTTGATGTCCAAACAAAGACAGCGTTAGGAAATGATGAAACACTTTCTACTATTCAATTAGATTTCATGCTGCCAAAGCAATTTGATTTACATTATGTTGGTGAAGATGGCCAACAACATCGGCCAATCATGATTCATCGTGGCTTAGTTTCAACGATGGAACGTTTTACAGCTTACCTAACTGAAATGTACAAGGGAGCCTTTCCAACTTGGCTGTCACCGGAACAAGTTAAAATTATTCCAGTTAAGGAAGAAATTCATGCTGATTATGCTGAAAGTCTTCGCAAGGAATTAGCAGCTGCCGGGATTCGAGTTTCAATTGATCATCGTAATGAAAAAATGGGTTACAAGATCCGTGAAGCCCAAACACAAAAAGTGCCATATACATTGGTTGTTGGGGACAAAGAAGTTAAAGACACTGGTGTAACTGTCCGTAAATATGGTGAAGAAAAGCAAGTAAGTAAATCAAAACAAGATTTCTTAGATGAAATTTTGGGAGATTTAAGTAGTTACTCGAGAGAATAG